The following DNA comes from Catenulispora sp. MAP5-51.
CGGCGGCCCGGCGTTCGTGTGGCAGAACGGGACCCTGACCATGCTGCCGGTGCTGCCCGGCGGTCAGGGCGGATCGGCCAACGCCATCAACGTCTCCGGCACGATCGTCGGCACCGTCGGCCGGACCGGCACGCTCGGCGGCCTGGACGCCGCGCTCTGGCAGAACAACACCCTGACCGACCTCGGCACCATCGACGGCATCCAGTACAACCAGGCCACCGCGATCAACGCCGCCGGTCAGATCGTCGGCACCGCCGATCCGGAATGCCAGCCCTGCGCGGCGCCGGAGGCCTGGCTCCGCCAGCCCGGCGGCGCGCTGACCGCGTTGGACACCCTGATCCCGGCCGGCTCCGGCTGGACCCTTCAGGGGGCCACCGGCATCAACGACCGCGGCCAGATCGTCGGCGTCGGCCTCCACAACGGCCACAAGCGCGCGTATCTGCTCACCCCGGTCTTCGCCGCGACCGTCAACTTCGAACCGGCCGGGGCGCCGGTCCCGACCGGGTACGCGGCCGACACCGGCGCCGTCTACGGTGCGCGCTCCGGCGGCCTGACCTACGGCTGGAACATCGACAACGCCGTCAACACCCGCGACCGCGACTCTGCGACCTCTCCGGATCAGCGTTATGACACGCTGATCCACATGGAGCGCACCGGAAGCGCCACAGTCTGGGAGCTGGCGGTGCCCAACGGCCGGTACACGGTCCACGTCGTCAGCGGCGACCCGGACAACATCGACAGCGTCTACAAGATCTCCGTCGAAGGCGTGCTCACCGTGTCGGGAACGCCGACCGCCGCCAACCACTGGATCGAGGGGACCAGTCTGGTGACCGTCTCCGACGGCCGGTTGACGATCACCAATGCCGCGGGCTCGAGCAACGACAAACTCGACTACGTGGATGTCATCGCCTCTTGATGGCCTCCTGATCGCCTCCTGATTGCCTTCTGATCGTCTCCTGATCGACCGGCCGCCGCCGGGCTCAGTCCGGCGGCGGCTGTTCGCCGGACCCGCGCACGACGAGCCGAGTGGGAAGGACCACTCGCCGGGCGGGCCCGGCGAGCCCGGCGAGGCGCTCGAACAAGAGCGTCGCCGCGGTCCGGCCCAGGCCCGCCGGATCCTGCGCGACCACGGTGACGCCCGGCGTGACCAGGTCGGCGAATTCGAAGTCGTCGAAGCCCACCAGCGCCGGCCGGTGCGGGGTGCCGCGGTCGCTGTCCTCCCGGCGCCCGAACTCGCGCAGCACCTGCGTGGTGATCCGGTTGTTCCCGGTGAACAAGGCCGTGACCGCCGCCGGACCGCCGAGCAGCCGGTCCAGCTCCACCCGCAACCGTTCCACGTTGTGCCGCAGCCGGCCGGGCGCCGGTTCGCCGGCCGCGATCCAGGACTCGTCGACGGGCAGGCCGTGCGCGGCCATCTCCTGGCGGTATCCGAGCAGCCGCTGCTGCGCGGTGAAGACGTCCGGGTCGTCGCCGAGGAACCCGATGCGCCGGTGGCCGCCAGCAATCAGATGCCTGATACCGCTTCGCGCGCCGCCCACGTTGTCCGCCAGGACGGCGTCGGCGTCGAGGTTCACCGGCGGCCGGTCGACGAACACCACCGGCAGCCCGGCGGCCAGTTCGGAGGCGAGGTAGGCGTGGTCCGGGGCGGCGGTCACGATCAGCAGACCGTCCACCCGCCGCGAGCACAGGGTCAGGGCCAGCTTCCGCTCACGGACGGGGTCGTCGTCGCACGAGCTGGTGAACAGCAGACAGTCGTGGCCCGCGGCGACCTGTTCCACGGCACGCGTGACCGTCGAATAGAACGGGTCTGCGACATCCTCGACGAGCAGCCCGATCTCCGCGGTCCGACCGGTCCGCAGCTGCCGCGCCGAGTCGTTGCGCCGGAACCCCAGCCGGGCGATCGCGTCCAGGACGCGCAGCCGGGTCTCCTCCACGACTCCGGCGTCGCCGTTGACGACCCGGGAGACGGTCTTCAAGCTCACGTTGGCCTGCGCCGCGACGTCGTTCATGGTCGCTCGTCGGGTGCGGATTCCGGCAGCCTTGTACGGGTTCTGCGCTCCCATTTGGAGGCGATTCTACGCCGCGGGTTCGGCCCCGGCGCAGTACGTCAGCGGCGCCACGATCCGCGTCGACGGCGGACTCATCCGCTCCGCCTTCTGAGCACGCCGGCAGCCTGACGGCGCGCGCTGTTCGCGCGCGGGCCGTCGGACGCCCGCCGCTTTCCCCGGTGCGCCGAGCTGTTCCCTTACCGCGAGTCGCCGCTCGTGATCGGTTCGAGCATGCTCGCCAACAGCTCCGCCAGCCGGTCGTCATCGGCGCCGGCCAGCGCCTCGGTGCCGATGACCGCCCGCAACAGCCAAGTCCCGGCAGCCAGCGCCAGCCCCAGCTGCGCGCGGACATCCGCCTCGTCCCCACCGATCAGCCCAGCCAGCCGCGACCCCACGTGCGCCTCGATCCCCCGCCGCACGATGTCCACAGCCGCCGGATCCGACGCGCAACGCAGCATCAGCAGGAACGGATCGAGCCGCTCGGCACCGGGCGCCGTACTCTCAGCCAGAGAGCGCGCCATCGTCTGTGTCAGCCCCCGCCGTTCGGTCCCCACAACCGTCGCCGGGGCGAAGGAACGATCCACCGCCTCGGCGAACAAACCCTGCTTCGAACCGAAATAACGGTTGATCATCATGGCCGTCACACCGGCCCGTTCGGCGATCTGCCGGACACCCGCCCGGGCGTACCCGTTCTCGGTGAACTCCGCCACGGCGGCCGCAAGGATCGCCTCCCGCGTGGCAACGGCATCACGTCGATGGGCAGGCGTCGCGGACTCCTCGGCACTCATGGGGCGAGCATACGACGCGCTGTCTACTGCTGTAGACAGCGCCTCGCCCGTGGCGGCGGCCTCGCTGGCTCGAACCCAGGGAAGTTGTAGGTCATGGGGTTATGGAGGGTGCGGAGACAGATCTCGGCCGGCCACGTTCCAGCTCTATGGCGCCGCTGGGGCCACGAAGTGGCTCCAAATGACATATCAGTCGACCTCGCCGGAACAGGCGGGATAGTAGGTGTTGTCCATGGCTGCACTCGCGCTCGGCGGGTTGTTGGCGACGACTTGACCGGGCGCGGCGCGGAAATGACACAAGGGCCCGAGACGGACACGCTCCCGTTGCCGTCGTCGCCACGGTCTGCGAAGGCAGCGGGTCCATTGTCGCTCGCCGAGCCTGATCCGCTGATCGGGATTGGCGCGGGGGCGGTCGGGTCAGCGACGTCACGTAGTTCGAAGTTGGCGTGCACGGCCACCTTCGGGTCTGGCGCGGCTCCGGCCTGGTGCCGTCCATGGGCTTGAGCGGCGACGGCTATGACAACGCGCTGATGGAGTCGTTCTGGGGCTGCATGCAGACTGAGCTGGCGAACCGGCGGCGCTGGCGAACACGCCTCGAGCGCGCCAACGCGATCTTCGAGTACCTGGAGATCCTCTACAACTGGCTGCGAAGACACTCCGCACTCGGCAAGCTCAGCACGATCGAGTACTGACTGAGGCCACCGACAATCCAGTCGGTGGCCCAGAAAACCAACGTCCCGACTCGACCCAAACCCAGGGCACATCAACCACGGCTGCGAACGGCGTCCGCCACGAAGACGACCAAGGCGGTGCGCGTCGTCGTGCCGTGCTTGCGCATTGAGGATTTGAGCTGGGCCGCGACGAGCTCTGATTCCCACGGGGATACGGCCCGCCCGGGAGATTTCCGGGCGGGCCGCATGGGCGCTCATTCGCCGCTTTCGTCCTTAGTAGGGCATTTGGAATTCATGGTTGAAAACGCCCAATTCGAACGCCTCCCATTCGGCCCGGTCGAACACCAGCACCGGCCCCTCGGGATGCCGGCTGTTCCGCACCTGGGCCACCACGCCGCCGTCGGTCTCGACGAGGAAAAGCACCTCGACACAGTTCGGCCCATTGTCGCTGAAACTGCTGATCTGCCAGCCGTTGCACTGTGTGCTCATTGCCCTGACCTCCCGTTTCGTCCCCCCGCGCCACCGGAGCCGATCCCCGGTTCGGCGGCTTGCCGCGGCTTGCCGCGCATAGGAGGTTTTCCACGAGGTCTTGCGGCCTGGCTTGTGGGGAGTTGGATGTCAGCCTTGCGAGCCTCTGTGTCATTTGATGTATTCGGCTGGACCGCCAAGCTCCCGCGAGGTCAGCAGGAGACGGACTGCTGTGTCGGCTGGGGGCTGTTGGAGCTCGTGCCCATGTGCGATATCCAGCTGGCGTCATAGAGCCGGATCGCTTGCACGCTGCTTGTGGTCGAGGCTCCCGCGTGGTCTTGGTGTACGCGGATTACTGCCGCGCCAGGCTCCCGGATGGACGTCGCACGGTCGGCGACGGATGCGGCCGACACGCTCAAAACTGTGATGAGGGCAGTAAGTGAAGCAGCCTGCCGGGCGGCGGGGATGCGCATATGGCTCCTGAGCACTAGTCCTTGACCAGCTCCTAACAGGCCAGAAAGTTAGGCCGGGCGCCAGTCAGCGAGGGGAAGAAACGCCAGCGACGTCACCATTTTGTCCGCACTTGCACCGCTACACTGCGCTCAGTCTATCAGGATACTGCTTTAACGAGGACATGACTTGTGCAGGGTATTGACCGAAGAGCGACTCAACACCGGTAGACTACCACCGGCCTCATGGTCCCCACGCACGCGCATAGGGCCTACGGGCGATGCCAACGCGTTAGCGGTGGACTGAAGCCCCAGCACTGATTTGCGCCGCGCACGACCCCAGCCGTTGTTCCCTCACCGGACCTCGGGTAGGTTCCAACG
Coding sequences within:
- a CDS encoding DUF397 domain-containing protein, with protein sequence MSTQCNGWQISSFSDNGPNCVEVLFLVETDGGVVAQVRNSRHPEGPVLVFDRAEWEAFELGVFNHEFQMPY
- a CDS encoding integrase core domain-containing protein, whose amino-acid sequence is MHGHLRVWRGSGLVPSMGLSGDGYDNALMESFWGCMQTELANRRRWRTRLERANAIFEYLEILYNWLRRHSALGKLSTIEY
- a CDS encoding TetR/AcrR family transcriptional regulator; amino-acid sequence: MSAEESATPAHRRDAVATREAILAAAVAEFTENGYARAGVRQIAERAGVTAMMINRYFGSKQGLFAEAVDRSFAPATVVGTERRGLTQTMARSLAESTAPGAERLDPFLLMLRCASDPAAVDIVRRGIEAHVGSRLAGLIGGDEADVRAQLGLALAAGTWLLRAVIGTEALAGADDDRLAELLASMLEPITSGDSR
- a CDS encoding LacI family DNA-binding transcriptional regulator → MGAQNPYKAAGIRTRRATMNDVAAQANVSLKTVSRVVNGDAGVVEETRLRVLDAIARLGFRRNDSARQLRTGRTAEIGLLVEDVADPFYSTVTRAVEQVAAGHDCLLFTSSCDDDPVRERKLALTLCSRRVDGLLIVTAAPDHAYLASELAAGLPVVFVDRPPVNLDADAVLADNVGGARSGIRHLIAGGHRRIGFLGDDPDVFTAQQRLLGYRQEMAAHGLPVDESWIAAGEPAPGRLRHNVERLRVELDRLLGGPAAVTALFTGNNRITTQVLREFGRREDSDRGTPHRPALVGFDDFEFADLVTPGVTVVAQDPAGLGRTAATLLFERLAGLAGPARRVVLPTRLVVRGSGEQPPPD